DNA from Hippocampus zosterae strain Florida chromosome 18, ASM2543408v3, whole genome shotgun sequence:
ACTACAGTGGTACATGCATCGACCGAGACAGCAAAAAGGAAATGCCATACTCAAGAGTTTGCCAAAGCGGTAGTTTCATAAAGTTGAGGACATAGCACTTGGAACGGGACACGCAGGAGAATATAagagtgccatttttttctctaatgtactgtatatatatgttgtcCCGCAGACAGCTGTCATCCACGGAGAGCCTGCGACAGCTCTCTCAGCAACTGAACGGCCTGGTCTCTGAAGTATGTTGCTGCAACCTCTGATGGATACAAATCAAACTCATGACtggatgtgttttttaaaataggtttattcatttttgttatttcagtCATCTGCTGCACACGTGAATGGCGACAGTCCGCCGTCCATTGGCGAGAGAGAATTGGACGTATGACGCAATGCTTATACTTTTTGACACACTCCACTAGTCCcgttgttctttctttctttatttatttattttggcgcCACGCACAAAGATGCTACGGTTTGCCATCGTGTTAGAATCATTTACAAACGTTTGTCCTTTCTTGTCGTATCCTTTTTATTTGTCTCGCTACAAATGCGTTACCGTTCTCTTCCATTCCCTCGCCGCGCCATCCCGGATGCATGTGCACACGGTAGAGTCGGAACCAGGAGCTGTCTGCTGCCCTGGAGTCCAGCAACTTAACAAACTCTCAGCTCAATACCAAGCTTGACCAGCTGGTAAGAAGCTGTTTGTGTGAGTCTTTGAATGCCACAGTGCACGAATGTATTGCATGTCACCTTTAATGCACGCCACCTTAAGTGTCACTAAAATGGTTCCTCGTGCATGCAAGCCATGCAACCCCCCGCTGAATGCATTTCTGCAAACACTAAACTGTGTAGAGTGAGAAGGAAGCGCATCCTAAACAGGTTTAGCAcaccaaaaatgaacaaatagtTGATGTTGTGACATGAACTTAATCGTTTAGGTTACAATGTAAGGCTGCAATTGTGTCACACTTCCGTCATGATGATTGTGTTCTTTTGCTTACTCAGGCACTACAATCTCAGGAGCTCACTGATCAGCTGCAGAAGGTATTTTATCCCCCCTCCCACTTTCATCTTCACTCCCGTGATGTTTGCATTTCTGTTCATTTAGGAGCGAAAGGAATTTGAGCAAAAGTTTTCCAAAGAACAGGGAGCCATGCGGGAGCAATTGCAGGTATGTTCTTATGTTCTTGACATGCGAGTTAAACATGAAGTAGCATTGCATTGCAAACACAATCATTGAATTCGGGTGAATCTGACAAAACGCTGCACTTTATGTTCGATCTCACAAGGTTCACATTCAAACGATTGGCATCCTGGTCTCGGAGAAATCGGAGCTACAAACCGCACTACAGTACACACAGCAGGCCGCCCGGCAGAAagctggtgggtgtgttttgaTGATGTTTGACCATGGCAAACGAGTATCAAGTCCTTTTCCTTTCAATTTTATTGAACGTTCAGGAGAAGCAGAGGAGCTGACGAGCCGATTGCAGTCAACAAAGCAGAGAGTGTCGGAGTTGGAGAGAACGCTGTCATCAGTGTCCACGCAACAGAAACAGTTTGAAAAAGTAGTCAACGCAcagaaggttaaaaaaatgtttgtggatCAGACAAATGGAATGCTTTGCTTCTGTGACTATTTGTCTGCAGCACAACAAAGAgttagaaaaagagagagacaccCTGAGGCTCGAGATATTTAGAcaaaagtgagttttttttggcaaaagttAGTCACattggggttttttcccccttggatttttttaattttatgtatttattgagtgttttatttatttatttattgtccatTCACCATTAAAGTTCATGGCAATTAAAAGCCACACAAAATCTTTTTTCGCGTTTGTTCGCAGCAATTTGAGCGACGAGTCCAAACAGCAGAGTTCGGAGCTGTCGGAGCAGCTCAGGCAGAGAGCGCAAGAGACTGCAGCATTGCGGTTGGAGGTGGAGGATCTCCGCAAGAGGCTCGAGATCGCCGACCTCATGTTGCAGCAGGTCCATTTCCATCTATGCATGTCACCCTGGTCATAGATTGGAATTTTGTTTCATATCCATTGCTCTGTGTGCCCAGTGCTCCACCCAGTCGGATCCCAGCAGTGCCAACCAGCAGATCCAGTTACTGCTGGAAGAAAAGCAGCAGGTGGAAGTGCACAATCACCAGGTTCGGTctgcaaactctttttttttctgtctattGTGTGGACACCTTTTATAGAAATTGCTGCTTTCCCTTCCCAACAAGTTTCACTTTTAACGCACCGTTGTTGTCCATGCTGTAGCTGATGGAATCTGTTGCCCAGCTGAAGACGGAGAGGGACTGCTATGCGGAGCAGATCCAGGAGGGCGGCCGGGTTTGGAAGGACAAAACAGAGCAGCTGCTAACACAAGTAAACTACGCTGAGATTTAGAGGAGTCCTTATGTATAccttatttgtgtttttcatcattttaaaacCGTTCCCAGGTGTCTTAATTCAGCAAACatgaggtttttatttttagttaatAAGGGATGATACTGTATTTGTGAATGCCAAACTGTGAATATACGGGGTTGCCTGTATAAATGCCTGTGTGTATCTTAATGTGTGCGCCTCCGTCTCCAAGGTGTCACTGGTCGCCGAAGAGAGGGACAGAAATATTGAACGAGTCCAAGAACTTGAAGCCACAATCACAGAGCTAAGAAATGCAGCAGGTAAGCTAAAGTGTTTCTTGTAACCTTGTTACGACAGTTGATCCGTGTTCACTGCAGTTTTGCTATTGCGTCGTCATAACTCGAATTTGGAACGTGGCGTAGTTTATGACTTGACTACGCTAACGCAGTCGTCAAGTCAATTGCAGCTAATATAAAGTATGACAAACGCCAGAGGTGGGCATCCCGTCAGACTGATGGAAGGTCTATAAGTCCGTCACGGTTTCCGTCAGTATTTCAGGCCGACCCACGTGGGCCCAATCCGTCCCTCGTAGGAGACAGCCAATCGGCGTCCCGAACGTAGCTTCCACGTTACACACAGGCACCGCACAAGCTGACACACAGTCAAATAAAGATCATAAATTAAAGCACCAGACTGATTgttgaagtaaaaacaaaatggggcAGATGTCATTTAGGTCTGTGGGACTGAAAGGTATACAacagtcttttatttttctttatttgcatGTGTGTCAGGTGTGCAGGCCCTGTGTGTGACATAGTACCGGTAAGGCCGTTCCTGACAACATTTGGCAGGCAGACGACGACAACATTTCGCAGACGACTCACTGACAGACTCACCGGACTGACGATGACcacctctgaaaatattgtgTGTTAGGACCGTTGTAAACCAAAGACCCCTTGTATAGGATTCTAGTCAAACACCTGTTCCTTTGTACACGCCTTAATCGGTTTCTTCTCCGTCTCTTGCAGCATTACTGTCCCGAGAGAAAGAAGACCAGAGTATTGGAGAACCTCAGTCCTCAGGGCCTTCAGAGAGTGAAATGGCTCTACGGGAATCACTCAACAGTCTGCAACAGGAAAAGGACTCTCTCAATGAACTGTACCAGTCGCAGGTGTGCATCAATGTGTTGCAGTTGTCTTCCCGAAATGTTTCAAAGCGTCTTTAAGGTGACAATTTTTCCTTATAGCTGCGTGACAACGAGCAGCTGAGTCGCCTGTGCTCTGAGCAAGAGGCGCGCCTGTCAGAACTGGAGCAGCAGGCGGAGAGCCAAGTCCAGGATGCCGACGACCGTCGCCGCATGCTCGAAGATGTTCAGTCAGACAAGGCAACCATCAGCCGCGCTCTCACGCAGAACCGAACGTTGAAGGACCAGCTTGCTGAGCTGCAGAACGGCTTTGTTCAACTGGtgatttttattgcatttttaatgtgtttattttaatcatccattttctaaagcaGTCGTCCTCATGATTACCACGAGTGCTGAAACTGATGCCAATTTGTCGCTGTGGTTGAGCTTAAATGTATCTTACACCCTCaagttcattttcatttttgtattgaaGAGTGAAGTAAAGCCTTGGCTTTGAAGCTGAGTAATTGCTACATTTTAATCTGAAGTATATATTTCCTGATGGTTTGCAGACAAATGAGAACATGGAGCTGACCTCCGCCATTCAGTCAGAGCAGCATGTTAAGAAGGAGCTGGCGCGCAGAATGGGCGAGCTTCAAGAGCAACTGCACAATGTGAAAGAGCAGGTTCGGTCTTCGACgttagtgtttcccaacctttattgatgCAAGGTACACATTTCACGCCAGAAAAATGTCATGgcacaaaaccaaaccaaatgcACAAAAAGCATTCATGGTACAATTGAAATTGGATGATTGGAGAATCTGATGACCTTTCATTTCAATGTGCTGCGGCGCAATGGCTGGGAGGCACTCTTCGATGGTGTTATTGTTTTTCAATCTGAAACATTCATCACAGAGGGTTGTGCTAATTTCGCCTTTCCCTCACCACCAGCTGGAAGAGAAATGCAAGGAAGCTCAAGGTCTGGTTGAGCAGAGGGACCAGGTGGCAGCCCATCTGCAGCAGTACAGCGCCGCCTACCAGGCACTGGCCTCCGAGAGAGAGCAGCTCCACCGGCAGTATTTCACGCAGACCCAGCTCATGGACCGGCTGCAGCATGATGAGTCCCAGGGCCGCGCTCAGCTGGAAGTCAGCCAGAACGAGCTGAAGCGAGCGCAGGTGTGTAAGCGTGCGCCTTCCACTTGTTCTCTCGTGAAGTTATGACATGACTGACATTGTTT
Protein-coding regions in this window:
- the golga2 gene encoding golgin subfamily A member 2 isoform X3: MTWFHRAVHHHGSSRMADQSRQTKLAAAKKKLKEFQQKSTPTSVGGDKGGGGGVFGGAAAKKKRKVKGPNQYDATSIDRNSPDNTVANMETNMSSGPPPTAELDGGSPLSNATSTNTTTNLQSVGYHTDMLQDYPDTNGNENLTEENRQLSSTESLRQLSQQLNGLVSESSAAHVNGDSPPSIGERELDSRNQELSAALESSNLTNSQLNTKLDQLALQSQELTDQLQKERKEFEQKFSKEQGAMREQLQVHIQTIGILVSEKSELQTALQYTQQAARQKAGEAEELTSRLQSTKQRVSELERTLSSVSTQQKQFEKHNKELEKERDTLRLEIFRQNNLSDESKQQSSELSEQLRQRAQETAALRLEVEDLRKRLEIADLMLQQCSTQSDPSSANQQIQLLLEEKQQVEVHNHQLMESVAQLKTERDCYAEQIQEGGRVWKDKTEQLLTQVSLVAEERDRNIERVQELEATITELRNAAALLSREKEDQSIGEPQSSGPSESEMALRESLNSLQQEKDSLNELYQSQLRDNEQLSRLCSEQEARLSELEQQAESQVQDADDRRRMLEDVQSDKATISRALTQNRTLKDQLAELQNGFVQLTNENMELTSAIQSEQHVKKELARRMGELQEQLHNVKEQLEEKCKEAQGLVEQRDQVAAHLQQYSAAYQALASEREQLHRQYFTQTQLMDRLQHDESQGRAQLEVSQNELKRAQEHLDHLVQDNEHLKAEVRELLNSSALAMAPRDEGDGVESKLPQETVPESPSIIIPQDFESQKEMEEFIRDALARLEAERDEAKRQLREEQRLHAAAKHRATAALSLQQHSHHGHDHDHHHHDHDHHHHDEHEHTQGQHSHCEHSHHSEGGGVPVEVHQALQMAMEKLQERFTSLMQEKADLKERVEELEHRCIQLSGETDTIGEYIALYQNQRAIMKQKHQEKEQYISMLAQDKEEMKAKLAELQDLVMRLVAERNDWYGKYASVVGGVASANPDLLPVGEDHRHPELQAHTDDLSAASGADTMEIIPLSEPTAGQEAPSHHSPPPAEPKEDGTAQQIMQLLQEIQNPQGLPRPPPFMGENPCIPFFYRPDEQDEVKILVV
- the golga2 gene encoding golgin subfamily A member 2 isoform X6; its protein translation is MTWFHRAVHHHGSSRMADQSRQTKLAAAKKKLKEFQQKSTPTSVGGDKGGGGGVFGGAAAKKKRKVKGPNQYDATSIDRNSPDNDYPDTNGNENLTEENRQLSSTESLRQLSQQLNGLVSESSAAHVNGDSPPSIGERELDSRNQELSAALESSNLTNSQLNTKLDQLALQSQELTDQLQKERKEFEQKFSKEQGAMREQLQVHIQTIGILVSEKSELQTALQYTQQAARQKAGEAEELTSRLQSTKQRVSELERTLSSVSTQQKQFEKHNKELEKERDTLRLEIFRQNNLSDESKQQSSELSEQLRQRAQETAALRLEVEDLRKRLEIADLMLQQCSTQSDPSSANQQIQLLLEEKQQVEVHNHQLMESVAQLKTERDCYAEQIQEGGRVWKDKTEQLLTQVSLVAEERDRNIERVQELEATITELRNAAALLSREKEDQSIGEPQSSGPSESEMALRESLNSLQQEKDSLNELYQSQLRDNEQLSRLCSEQEARLSELEQQAESQVQDADDRRRMLEDVQSDKATISRALTQNRTLKDQLAELQNGFVQLTNENMELTSAIQSEQHVKKELARRMGELQEQLHNVKEQLEEKCKEAQGLVEQRDQVAAHLQQYSAAYQALASEREQLHRQYFTQTQLMDRLQHDESQGRAQLEVSQNELKRAQEHLDHLVQDNEHLKAEVRELLNSSALAMAPRDEGDGVESKLPQETVPESPSIIIPQDFESQKEMEEFIRDALARLEAERDEAKRQLREEQRLHAAAKHRATAALSLQQHSHHGHDHDHHHHDHDHHHHDEHEHTQGQHSHCEHSHHSEGGGVPVEVHQALQMAMEKLQERFTSLMQEKADLKERVEELEHRCIQLSGETDTIGEYIALYQNQRAIMKQKHQEKEQYISMLAQDKEEMKAKLAELQDLVMRLVAERNDWYGKYASVVGGVASANPDLLPVGEDHRHPELQAHTDDLSAASGADTMEIIPLSEPTAGQEAPSHHSPPPAEPKEDGTAQQIMQLLQEIQNPQGLPRPPPFMGENPCIPFFYRPDEQDEVKILVV
- the golga2 gene encoding golgin subfamily A member 2 isoform X2 translates to MTWFHRAVHHHGSSRMADQSRQTKLAAAKKKLKEFQQKSTPTSVGGDKGGGGGVFGGAAAKKKRKVKGPNQYDATSIDRNSPDNYDNILKALSQSNGVVLPPYGKSQTVANMETNMSSGPPPTAELDGGSPLSNATSTNTTTNLQSVGYHTDMLQDYPDTNGNENLTEENRQLSSTESLRQLSQQLNGLVSESSAAHVNGDSPPSIGERELDSRNQELSAALESSNLTNSQLNTKLDQLALQSQELTDQLQKERKEFEQKFSKEQGAMREQLQVHIQTIGILVSEKSELQTALQYTQQAARQKAGEAEELTSRLQSTKQRVSELERTLSSVSTQQKQFEKHNKELEKERDTLRLEIFRQNNLSDESKQQSSELSEQLRQRAQETAALRLEVEDLRKRLEIADLMLQQCSTQSDPSSANQQIQLLLEEKQQVEVHNHQLMESVAQLKTERDCYAEQIQEGGRVWKDKTEQLLTQVSLVAEERDRNIERVQELEATITELRNAAALLSREKEDQSIGEPQSSGPSESEMALRESLNSLQQEKDSLNELYQSQLRDNEQLSRLCSEQEARLSELEQQAESQVQDADDRRRMLEDVQSDKATISRALTQNRTLKDQLAELQNGFVQLTNENMELTSAIQSEQHVKKELARRMGELQEQLHNVKEQLEEKCKEAQGLVEQRDQVAAHLQQYSAAYQALASEREQLHRQYFTQTQLMDRLQHDESQGRAQLEVSQNELKRAQEHLDHLVQDNEHLKAEVRELLNSSALAMAPRDEGDGVESKLPQETVPESPSIIIPQDFESQKEMEEFIRDALARLEAERDEAKRQLREEQRLHAAAKHRATAALSLQQHSHHGHDHDHHHHDHDHHHHDEHEHTQGQHSHCEHSHHSGGGVPVEVHQALQMAMEKLQERFTSLMQEKADLKERVEELEHRCIQLSGETDTIGEYIALYQNQRAIMKQKHQEKEQYISMLAQDKEEMKAKLAELQDLVMRLVAERNDWYGKYASVVGGVASANPDLLPVGEDHRHPELQAHTDDLSAASGADTMEIIPLSEPTAGQEAPSHHSPPPAEPKEDGTAQQIMQLLQEIQNPQGLPRPPPFMGENPCIPFFYRPDEQDEVKILVV
- the golga2 gene encoding golgin subfamily A member 2 isoform X1; its protein translation is MTWFHRAVHHHGSSRMADQSRQTKLAAAKKKLKEFQQKSTPTSVGGDKGGGGGVFGGAAAKKKRKVKGPNQYDATSIDRNSPDNYDNILKALSQSNGVVLPPYGKSQTVANMETNMSSGPPPTAELDGGSPLSNATSTNTTTNLQSVGYHTDMLQDYPDTNGNENLTEENRQLSSTESLRQLSQQLNGLVSESSAAHVNGDSPPSIGERELDSRNQELSAALESSNLTNSQLNTKLDQLALQSQELTDQLQKERKEFEQKFSKEQGAMREQLQVHIQTIGILVSEKSELQTALQYTQQAARQKAGEAEELTSRLQSTKQRVSELERTLSSVSTQQKQFEKHNKELEKERDTLRLEIFRQNNLSDESKQQSSELSEQLRQRAQETAALRLEVEDLRKRLEIADLMLQQCSTQSDPSSANQQIQLLLEEKQQVEVHNHQLMESVAQLKTERDCYAEQIQEGGRVWKDKTEQLLTQVSLVAEERDRNIERVQELEATITELRNAAALLSREKEDQSIGEPQSSGPSESEMALRESLNSLQQEKDSLNELYQSQLRDNEQLSRLCSEQEARLSELEQQAESQVQDADDRRRMLEDVQSDKATISRALTQNRTLKDQLAELQNGFVQLTNENMELTSAIQSEQHVKKELARRMGELQEQLHNVKEQLEEKCKEAQGLVEQRDQVAAHLQQYSAAYQALASEREQLHRQYFTQTQLMDRLQHDESQGRAQLEVSQNELKRAQEHLDHLVQDNEHLKAEVRELLNSSALAMAPRDEGDGVESKLPQETVPESPSIIIPQDFESQKEMEEFIRDALARLEAERDEAKRQLREEQRLHAAAKHRATAALSLQQHSHHGHDHDHHHHDHDHHHHDEHEHTQGQHSHCEHSHHSEGGGVPVEVHQALQMAMEKLQERFTSLMQEKADLKERVEELEHRCIQLSGETDTIGEYIALYQNQRAIMKQKHQEKEQYISMLAQDKEEMKAKLAELQDLVMRLVAERNDWYGKYASVVGGVASANPDLLPVGEDHRHPELQAHTDDLSAASGADTMEIIPLSEPTAGQEAPSHHSPPPAEPKEDGTAQQIMQLLQEIQNPQGLPRPPPFMGENPCIPFFYRPDEQDEVKILVV
- the golga2 gene encoding golgin subfamily A member 2 isoform X5, whose product is MTWFHRAVHHHGSSRMADQSRQTKLAAAKKKLKEFQQKSTPTSVGGDKGGGGGVFGGAAAKKKRKVKGPNQYDATSIDRNSPDNYDNILKALSQSNGVVLPPYGKSQDYPDTNGNENLTEENRQLSSTESLRQLSQQLNGLVSESSAAHVNGDSPPSIGERELDSRNQELSAALESSNLTNSQLNTKLDQLALQSQELTDQLQKERKEFEQKFSKEQGAMREQLQVHIQTIGILVSEKSELQTALQYTQQAARQKAGEAEELTSRLQSTKQRVSELERTLSSVSTQQKQFEKHNKELEKERDTLRLEIFRQNNLSDESKQQSSELSEQLRQRAQETAALRLEVEDLRKRLEIADLMLQQCSTQSDPSSANQQIQLLLEEKQQVEVHNHQLMESVAQLKTERDCYAEQIQEGGRVWKDKTEQLLTQVSLVAEERDRNIERVQELEATITELRNAAALLSREKEDQSIGEPQSSGPSESEMALRESLNSLQQEKDSLNELYQSQLRDNEQLSRLCSEQEARLSELEQQAESQVQDADDRRRMLEDVQSDKATISRALTQNRTLKDQLAELQNGFVQLTNENMELTSAIQSEQHVKKELARRMGELQEQLHNVKEQLEEKCKEAQGLVEQRDQVAAHLQQYSAAYQALASEREQLHRQYFTQTQLMDRLQHDESQGRAQLEVSQNELKRAQEHLDHLVQDNEHLKAEVRELLNSSALAMAPRDEGDGVESKLPQETVPESPSIIIPQDFESQKEMEEFIRDALARLEAERDEAKRQLREEQRLHAAAKHRATAALSLQQHSHHGHDHDHHHHDHDHHHHDEHEHTQGQHSHCEHSHHSEGGGVPVEVHQALQMAMEKLQERFTSLMQEKADLKERVEELEHRCIQLSGETDTIGEYIALYQNQRAIMKQKHQEKEQYISMLAQDKEEMKAKLAELQDLVMRLVAERNDWYGKYASVVGGVASANPDLLPVGEDHRHPELQAHTDDLSAASGADTMEIIPLSEPTAGQEAPSHHSPPPAEPKEDGTAQQIMQLLQEIQNPQGLPRPPPFMGENPCIPFFYRPDEQDEVKILVV